A window from Halomicrobium urmianum encodes these proteins:
- a CDS encoding mechanosensitive ion channel family protein produces the protein MTEVPLLQAQPGAIARALADAGVPYADAIGSALSFVVVFAVVYLAGKIAILPAIDRVLRSRSLDAHARRPLRRVASIVVLFAAAGIAFRFAGYGDILTALATVGAAATLAIGFAMQDVLKNFVAGIFIYTDEPFRIGDWIEWGDNAGVVEDISLRVSRVRTFDNELLTVPNSLLTEDVIKNPVAKDKLRLKIDFGIGYDDDIQAATEIVVEEAEAHPEILDDPAPSVRLVELGDSSVGLQSRVWIANPSRSDFVKVKSDYVQAVKERFDDQDVDIPYPNRTIGGEIEFTNVDAMADATETATDD, from the coding sequence ATGACGGAGGTTCCGCTGCTGCAGGCCCAGCCCGGGGCCATCGCCCGGGCCCTGGCCGACGCCGGCGTTCCCTACGCCGACGCCATCGGGTCGGCGCTGTCGTTCGTCGTGGTCTTCGCCGTCGTCTACCTCGCGGGGAAGATCGCCATCCTCCCGGCGATCGACCGGGTGCTCCGATCGCGGAGCCTCGATGCCCACGCCCGGAGACCACTCCGGCGCGTCGCCAGCATCGTCGTCCTCTTCGCCGCGGCCGGTATCGCGTTCCGCTTCGCCGGCTACGGTGACATCCTCACCGCGCTGGCGACCGTCGGCGCGGCCGCCACGCTGGCCATCGGCTTCGCCATGCAGGACGTCCTCAAGAACTTCGTCGCCGGCATCTTCATCTACACCGACGAGCCGTTCCGCATCGGCGACTGGATCGAGTGGGGCGACAACGCCGGCGTCGTCGAGGACATCTCCCTCCGGGTCTCGCGGGTCCGTACCTTCGACAACGAGCTTCTAACCGTCCCGAACTCGCTTCTGACCGAGGACGTCATCAAGAACCCCGTCGCGAAGGACAAACTCCGCCTGAAGATCGACTTCGGCATCGGCTACGACGACGACATCCAGGCGGCCACCGAGATCGTCGTCGAGGAGGCCGAGGCCCACCCCGAGATCCTCGACGATCCCGCCCCGAGCGTCCGCCTCGTCGAACTCGGTGACTCCTCGGTCGGCCTCCAGTCCCGCGTCTGGATCGCCAACCCCAGCCGCTCCGACTTCGTCAAGGTCAAGAGCGACTACGTGCAGGCCGTCAAGGAGCGGTTCGACGACCAGGACGTCGACATCCCCTACCCGAACCGCACGATCGGCGGCGAGATCGAGTTCACCAACGTCGACGCGATGGCCGACGCGACGGAGACGGCGACCGACGACTGA
- a CDS encoding YhbY family RNA-binding protein: MTDEDRRRRIHELDATLRVGKNGVDSVADELNSQLQDRDLVKVKFLRSALGGTTVEEAAADLADLASAEVVETRGHTAVFER; encoded by the coding sequence ATGACCGACGAGGACCGCAGACGGCGGATCCACGAACTCGACGCGACGCTGCGCGTCGGCAAGAACGGCGTCGACTCGGTGGCGGACGAACTGAACTCCCAGCTACAGGACCGCGACCTGGTGAAGGTCAAGTTCCTCCGCTCCGCGCTGGGCGGGACGACCGTCGAGGAGGCCGCGGCCGACCTCGCCGACCTCGCCAGCGCCGAGGTGGTCGAGACCCGCGGCCACACGGCCGTCTTCGAGCGATGA
- a CDS encoding ribbon-helix-helix domain-containing protein — MPKVEITIPEHLEMQIAQLVEEGEFLNREEAIEDLLSTGLKAYKTSGPIDEEEAEPGLEDDGMMGHDDEYVF, encoded by the coding sequence ATGCCCAAGGTAGAGATCACGATCCCGGAGCACCTCGAGATGCAGATCGCCCAGCTCGTCGAAGAGGGCGAGTTCCTCAACCGCGAGGAAGCGATCGAGGACCTGCTCTCCACGGGACTGAAGGCGTACAAGACGAGTGGCCCGATCGACGAAGAAGAGGCGGAGCCGGGCCTGGAAGACGACGGCATGATGGGACACGACGACGAGTACGTGTTCTGA
- a CDS encoding M48 family metallopeptidase: MPSMRSIRGSVRSPVRLAALGGALVAFDVVFVAVAYWLGHLTVGAVVTAFDYEITGLLVDALRFETLPSVEALAVGTVLTLVVQSRFGYRQSASALPEVGDVDASGDPSPADAGADAETDSSPDDAPDRDSIEQAIATRDEMERRLEVRATALAHVADMAPPEVRVIGSETPNSFVIGRPGEQLLVATTALLERLDDDQLDAVLAHELAHLKNGDAFVMTAASFLPSVTRRVNERLVEYFRALLPRVESDRDWSDVGYSHHFAMTMLIVGPATLVASTALYVAGGACYRLLSRIREFRADEAAVAISGSPAALAGALETLSGPQPSPSTDLRTARTGVRELCILPHAVGDGGDAERDDVVARARRRCQDLIGRVLPSSHPPVERRVERLRAGERDRRS, translated from the coding sequence ATGCCCTCCATGCGATCGATCCGCGGTTCGGTGCGGTCTCCGGTCCGCCTGGCGGCGCTGGGCGGGGCGCTGGTGGCGTTCGACGTCGTCTTCGTCGCCGTGGCCTACTGGCTGGGCCACCTGACTGTGGGCGCGGTCGTCACGGCGTTCGACTACGAGATCACGGGGTTGCTCGTCGACGCGCTCCGGTTCGAGACGCTCCCGTCGGTCGAGGCGCTCGCCGTCGGTACCGTCCTGACACTCGTCGTCCAGTCGCGGTTCGGCTACCGTCAGAGCGCCAGCGCGCTCCCCGAAGTCGGCGACGTCGACGCGTCCGGCGATCCGTCTCCAGCCGACGCCGGCGCGGACGCGGAGACAGACTCGTCTCCGGACGACGCGCCCGACCGGGACTCCATCGAACAGGCCATCGCGACCCGGGACGAGATGGAACGACGACTGGAAGTGCGCGCCACGGCCCTGGCGCACGTCGCGGACATGGCCCCGCCGGAGGTGCGGGTGATCGGCTCGGAGACGCCGAACAGCTTCGTGATCGGTCGTCCGGGCGAGCAGCTGCTGGTCGCGACCACGGCGCTGCTCGAACGCCTGGACGACGACCAGCTCGACGCCGTCCTCGCACACGAACTCGCCCACCTGAAGAACGGCGACGCGTTCGTGATGACCGCGGCGAGTTTCCTCCCGAGCGTGACACGCCGCGTCAACGAGCGACTCGTCGAATACTTCAGGGCGCTGCTCCCGCGCGTCGAGTCCGACAGGGACTGGAGCGACGTCGGATACAGCCACCACTTCGCGATGACGATGCTCATCGTCGGACCAGCGACGCTCGTGGCGTCGACGGCGCTGTACGTCGCCGGCGGCGCGTGCTACCGGCTGCTGTCGCGGATCCGGGAGTTCCGCGCCGACGAAGCAGCCGTCGCGATATCGGGCTCGCCGGCCGCGCTGGCCGGCGCGCTGGAGACGCTGTCGGGGCCGCAGCCGAGTCCGTCGACCGACCTCCGGACGGCCCGGACGGGGGTACGCGAGCTCTGTATCCTGCCCCACGCCGTCGGGGACGGCGGTGACGCGGAGCGCGACGACGTCGTCGCTCGGGCGAGACGACGGTGCCAGGACCTGATCGGCCGCGTCCTGCCGTCCTCGCACCCGCCCGTCGAACGTCGCGTCGAGCGGTTGCGAGCGGGGGAGCGCGACCGACGTTCGTGA
- a CDS encoding HalOD1 output domain-containing protein, with product MSDQSETDPQSTIFHRSVEPRESTENERVLGVIADVEDCDVTDLPPIYSRIDDVLEDLFSDPPVREAQVEISFSYYGYRITVDQEGDMTLRRLGEKSPSDRTPE from the coding sequence ATGAGTGACCAGTCGGAGACGGACCCGCAGTCGACGATTTTCCACCGCTCGGTCGAACCTCGGGAGTCGACGGAAAACGAGCGCGTGCTCGGCGTCATCGCTGACGTCGAGGACTGCGACGTGACGGACCTGCCGCCGATCTACAGCCGGATCGACGACGTCCTCGAGGACCTGTTCAGCGACCCCCCCGTCCGGGAGGCGCAGGTCGAGATCTCCTTCTCCTACTACGGCTACCGGATCACGGTCGATCAGGAGGGCGACATGACGCTGCGACGGCTGGGCGAGAAGTCGCCGAGCGATCGGACGCCCGAGTAG
- the menD gene encoding 2-succinyl-5-enolpyruvyl-6-hydroxy-3-cyclohexene-1-carboxylic-acid synthase, producing the protein MTAPNRNTLWGRTIADELAAAGVDAVAVAPGSRSTPLTVAVAEHPDLRAFSHLDERSAAFFALGRARRTGRPTPLVCTSGTAAANFHPAVIEADRARVPMLLLTADRPPELRDSGANQTVDQEQLYGDAVRSYRSLPEPAPEPRRLRSLRTTVCRSVAAAEGTPAGPVHLNVPMAKPLEPTPVEGDVPDDLAERAPLAVEGRDGPFVTTTAGRAQLDETDAERLARTLTDADRGLIVAGPASRPTPDRAAMARLAEATGFPVLADPLSGHRFGHDGPWLCGGYDSYLDADGWPDPDVVVRFGASPTSKVLRHYLRDADARQFVVDPAGDWSEASFTATDHVVADPSSVAAALADAVDRAPAAWRDRFRAAERVHWNLTAEAHGERPFEGSVAAAVAAAAPDPSTLFVSNSMPVRDLDRFAEPRAADVTALGNRGASGIDGIASTALGAGSATDDPLLLLLGDLAYYHDMNGLLAVARCGVDATIVLVNNDGGGIFHKLPIESFDPPFTGQFRTPHGLDFEPTGDLYDLEFERVADPRALESRIAESAATDGTQVLEVQTDAEKSHRYREELHERTCEAVADALTQ; encoded by the coding sequence ATGACCGCACCGAACCGGAACACGCTGTGGGGCCGGACCATCGCGGACGAACTGGCGGCCGCGGGCGTGGACGCCGTCGCGGTCGCGCCGGGGAGCCGGTCGACGCCGCTGACCGTCGCCGTCGCCGAGCACCCCGACCTCCGGGCGTTCTCCCACCTCGACGAGCGGTCTGCCGCCTTCTTCGCGCTGGGGCGGGCGCGCCGGACCGGTCGGCCGACGCCGCTCGTCTGCACCTCCGGGACGGCGGCGGCGAACTTCCACCCCGCAGTGATCGAGGCCGACCGGGCCCGCGTGCCGATGCTCCTGCTGACCGCCGACAGGCCGCCGGAGCTGCGCGACAGCGGGGCCAACCAGACCGTCGACCAGGAGCAGCTCTACGGCGACGCGGTCAGGAGCTACCGATCGCTCCCGGAGCCCGCGCCCGAGCCCCGACGCCTGCGCTCGCTCCGGACGACCGTCTGCCGCTCGGTGGCCGCGGCCGAGGGGACGCCGGCCGGTCCCGTCCACCTGAACGTCCCGATGGCCAAGCCGCTGGAACCGACGCCCGTCGAGGGCGACGTCCCCGACGACCTCGCGGAGCGCGCGCCGCTGGCCGTCGAGGGCCGCGACGGTCCCTTCGTGACGACGACTGCGGGGCGGGCGCAACTGGACGAGACCGACGCGGAACGGCTCGCCCGCACCCTGACGGACGCCGACCGCGGCCTGATCGTTGCCGGCCCCGCCAGCAGGCCGACGCCCGACCGGGCGGCGATGGCCCGCCTGGCCGAGGCGACGGGCTTCCCCGTGCTGGCCGACCCGCTCTCGGGCCACCGCTTCGGGCACGACGGCCCCTGGCTCTGCGGGGGCTACGACTCCTACCTCGACGCCGACGGGTGGCCCGACCCCGACGTCGTCGTCCGCTTCGGTGCCTCTCCCACATCCAAGGTCCTGCGGCACTACCTCCGCGACGCCGACGCCCGGCAGTTCGTCGTCGACCCGGCCGGCGACTGGTCCGAGGCGAGCTTCACCGCGACCGACCACGTCGTCGCCGACCCGAGCTCGGTCGCCGCGGCGCTGGCCGACGCCGTCGATCGGGCGCCGGCGGCGTGGCGCGACCGCTTCCGCGCGGCCGAACGGGTCCACTGGAACCTGACCGCCGAGGCCCACGGCGAGCGCCCGTTCGAGGGGTCGGTCGCGGCCGCCGTCGCCGCCGCGGCACCGGACCCGTCGACCCTGTTCGTCTCCAACAGCATGCCGGTCCGCGACCTCGACCGCTTCGCAGAGCCCCGGGCCGCCGACGTCACCGCGCTGGGCAACCGCGGCGCGAGCGGCATCGACGGGATCGCCTCGACCGCGCTCGGGGCCGGCAGCGCGACGGACGACCCCCTGCTCCTGCTGCTCGGCGACCTCGCCTACTACCACGACATGAACGGCCTGCTCGCCGTCGCCCGCTGCGGCGTCGACGCCACGATCGTCCTCGTGAACAACGACGGCGGCGGCATCTTCCACAAGCTACCGATCGAGTCGTTCGACCCGCCCTTCACCGGACAGTTCCGCACGCCGCACGGCCTGGACTTCGAGCCGACGGGCGACCTCTACGACCTCGAGTTCGAGCGCGTCGCGGACCCGAGGGCGCTGGAGAGCCGGATCGCGGAGTCGGCGGCTACCGACGGGACGCAGGTGCTCGAAGTGCAGACGGACGCCGAGAAGAGCCACCGCTACCGCGAGGAACTCCACGAGAGAACGTGCGAAGCCGTCGCCGACGCGCTGACGCAGTGA
- a CDS encoding PIG-L deacetylase family protein: MDEPLSLLVIGAHPDDCLIKAGGIAAKYAQAGHDVTFLSMTDGSAGHHEMGRTKLAARRKRETEAVAETLGIDYDVWDVADGELMPTLENRKRLIRYVREVDPDLVLGPRPNDYHPDHRYCARLVRDAAYMLIVPNVCPRVDPMDGNPVVGYVADGFEKPNPFEPDVVLDVDDVVDDKLDALHCHESQLYEWLPYTFGELDQVPEGDETRRAWLGDEMLGHLEANTPMNVADRFRDELIVRYGEDRGGDVGHAEAVEISEYGAELTDEKRDRLFFF, from the coding sequence ATGGACGAGCCACTCTCCCTGCTGGTGATCGGCGCGCACCCGGACGACTGCTTGATCAAGGCCGGGGGCATCGCCGCGAAGTACGCGCAGGCCGGCCACGACGTCACCTTCCTCTCGATGACGGACGGCAGCGCCGGCCACCACGAGATGGGCCGCACGAAGCTCGCGGCGCGCCGGAAGCGCGAGACCGAGGCCGTCGCGGAGACGCTGGGCATCGACTACGACGTCTGGGACGTCGCGGACGGCGAATTGATGCCGACCCTCGAGAACCGCAAGCGGCTCATCCGCTACGTCCGCGAGGTCGACCCCGACCTCGTGCTGGGGCCGCGACCGAACGACTACCACCCCGACCACCGCTACTGCGCGCGGCTGGTCCGGGACGCCGCGTACATGCTCATCGTCCCCAACGTCTGCCCGCGGGTCGATCCGATGGACGGGAATCCCGTCGTCGGCTACGTGGCCGACGGGTTCGAGAAGCCGAACCCCTTCGAGCCCGACGTCGTGCTCGACGTCGACGACGTCGTCGACGACAAACTCGACGCCCTCCACTGCCACGAGTCCCAGCTGTACGAGTGGCTGCCCTACACCTTCGGGGAACTCGATCAGGTCCCCGAGGGCGACGAGACTCGCCGGGCGTGGCTGGGCGACGAGATGCTCGGCCACCTCGAAGCCAACACGCCGATGAACGTCGCCGACCGCTTCCGCGACGAACTGATCGTGCGCTACGGCGAAGACCGGGGCGGTGACGTCGGTCACGCCGAAGCCGTCGAAATCTCCGAGTACGGGGCCGAACTGACTGACGAGAAGCGGGACCGCCTGTTCTTCTTCTGA
- a CDS encoding glycosyltransferase family 4 protein, whose translation MRVCNYLEIEGWLDRSGIGTSVDHQRAALADAGVDVVTEPWADGDPASAAASKLSGGRFFRDVDLLHCNMIGPGTVAAVRGAKRSDTPVVLHSHVTREDFRDSFRGANLVAPALGRYLRWFYSQADLVLCPSDYTKEVLESYPVDAPIRSITNGIDLDRLEGFEGYREEYRERYDLDGLCAFAVGNVFERKGLSTFCRVAQRTDYDFAWFGTYETGPSASPTVKRWTSNPPENVTFSGWVDDVRGAYAAGDVFFFPAKVENQGIVVLEAMACGKACVISDIPAFREYYEDGHDCLMCSTEDEFVEALDRLAADPDLRERLGENARETAREHGLDRVGERLVEHYEQLR comes from the coding sequence GTGCGCGTCTGCAACTACCTGGAGATCGAGGGGTGGCTCGACCGCAGCGGGATCGGGACGTCCGTGGACCACCAGCGGGCCGCGCTGGCCGACGCCGGCGTCGACGTCGTGACCGAGCCCTGGGCGGACGGCGACCCCGCGAGCGCGGCCGCCTCGAAGCTCTCCGGCGGGCGCTTCTTCCGGGACGTGGACCTGCTGCACTGCAACATGATCGGCCCCGGGACGGTCGCGGCGGTGCGGGGCGCGAAGCGGTCGGACACGCCGGTCGTGCTCCACTCCCACGTCACCCGCGAGGACTTCCGGGACAGCTTCCGGGGCGCTAACCTCGTCGCACCGGCGCTGGGCCGCTATCTGCGGTGGTTCTACTCGCAGGCGGACCTCGTGCTCTGTCCCAGCGACTACACGAAGGAGGTGCTGGAGTCCTACCCCGTCGACGCACCGATCCGGTCGATCACCAACGGCATCGACCTGGATCGACTGGAGGGGTTCGAGGGGTACCGCGAGGAGTACCGCGAGCGCTACGACCTCGACGGTCTCTGCGCCTTCGCGGTCGGCAACGTCTTCGAGCGGAAGGGCCTGTCGACGTTCTGCCGCGTCGCACAGCGGACCGACTACGACTTCGCCTGGTTCGGCACCTACGAGACGGGCCCGTCGGCGTCGCCGACGGTCAAGCGCTGGACCTCGAACCCGCCGGAGAACGTCACCTTCTCCGGGTGGGTCGACGACGTCCGGGGTGCCTACGCCGCCGGCGACGTGTTCTTCTTCCCGGCGAAGGTCGAGAACCAGGGGATCGTCGTGCTGGAGGCGATGGCCTGCGGGAAGGCCTGCGTGATTTCGGACATCCCCGCGTTCCGCGAGTACTACGAGGACGGTCACGACTGCCTGATGTGCTCGACCGAGGACGAGTTCGTCGAGGCACTGGATCGACTCGCCGCGGACCCCGACCTGCGCGAGCGCCTGGGCGAGAACGCCAGGGAGACGGCCCGCGAGCACGGCCTCGACCGTGTGGGGGAGCGCCTCGTCGAGCACTACGAGCAACTGCGTTGA
- a CDS encoding 1,4-dihydroxy-2-naphthoyl-CoA synthase, producing the protein MVSELFDPDRWEPVERFDFSDITYHRAADTGAVRIAFDRPEVRNAFRPETVDELSTALDHAKRLTDVGCVLLTGNGPSPKDDGWAFCSGGDQSSRGDSGYEYNADEDIGDPDAPENVGRLHILEVQRQIRHVPKPVVAVVPGWAVGGGHSLHVVCDLTLASEEHAKFLQTDPDVASFDGGFGSAYLARQIGQKKAREVFFLGKTYDAAEAADMGMVNEAVPHEELEETALEWAERINDKSPTAIRMLKYAFNLDSDGMVGQQVFAGEATRLAYMTDEAKEGRDAFNEGRDPDFDDVPWHY; encoded by the coding sequence ATGGTTTCGGAGCTGTTCGACCCCGACCGCTGGGAGCCCGTCGAGCGGTTCGACTTCTCGGACATCACGTACCACCGCGCCGCGGACACGGGCGCCGTCCGCATCGCCTTCGACCGCCCGGAGGTGCGCAACGCCTTCCGCCCGGAGACGGTCGACGAGCTCTCGACCGCGCTGGACCACGCCAAGCGCCTCACTGACGTCGGCTGCGTCCTCCTGACCGGCAACGGTCCCTCGCCGAAGGACGACGGCTGGGCGTTCTGTTCCGGCGGCGATCAGTCGAGCCGCGGCGATTCCGGGTACGAGTATAATGCGGACGAAGACATCGGGGATCCGGACGCGCCGGAGAACGTCGGCCGCCTCCACATCCTGGAGGTCCAGCGCCAGATCCGCCACGTCCCGAAGCCCGTCGTCGCCGTCGTCCCGGGGTGGGCCGTCGGCGGCGGCCACTCGCTGCACGTCGTCTGCGACCTCACCCTCGCCAGCGAGGAGCACGCCAAGTTCCTCCAGACCGACCCCGACGTCGCCTCCTTCGACGGCGGCTTCGGCTCCGCCTACCTCGCCCGCCAGATCGGCCAGAAGAAGGCCCGCGAGGTGTTCTTCCTCGGGAAGACCTACGACGCCGCGGAAGCCGCCGACATGGGCATGGTCAACGAGGCCGTCCCCCACGAGGAACTGGAGGAGACCGCGCTGGAGTGGGCCGAGCGGATCAACGACAAGTCGCCGACGGCCATCCGGATGCTCAAGTACGCCTTCAACCTCGACTCCGACGGCATGGTCGGCCAGCAGGTGTTCGCCGGCGAGGCCACGCGTCTGGCGTACATGACTGACGAGGCGAAGGAGGGCCGCGACGCCTTCAACGAGGGCCGCGACCCCGACTTCGACGATGTCCCCTGGCACTACTGA
- a CDS encoding ribonuclease P protein component 4: MTGRETEIARERVERLQDLARAAAADSEDDRAREYVRRARRVAERNRLRLPRSFERFTCDACDAYLRPGRNARVRTQGGHVVITCDCGAQSRYPYE; the protein is encoded by the coding sequence ATGACCGGCCGGGAGACCGAAATCGCCCGCGAGCGCGTCGAGCGACTCCAGGACCTCGCCCGCGCGGCCGCCGCCGACAGCGAGGACGACCGCGCCCGCGAGTACGTCCGCCGGGCCCGTCGGGTCGCCGAGCGCAACCGCCTCCGGCTGCCCCGCTCGTTCGAGCGGTTCACCTGCGACGCCTGCGACGCCTACCTCCGGCCCGGCCGGAACGCTCGGGTCCGGACGCAGGGCGGCCACGTCGTGATCACCTGCGACTGCGGCGCCCAGTCGCGGTATCCCTACGAGTAG
- a CDS encoding J domain-containing protein: MTETLYEVLGVPPDASTSEIEAAYRERLKETHPDHSDAADAEEATKRVIEARDVLTDEAERDRYDRLGHEAYVADDSSPVDRSGDGPADGRSDVSDAAAAARAASDRDASGPTNDRAGPYERRRRERKARERADFGDAGGSRDGGRGGGRRRSATGAGSGAATGSSTSGRGRSADAGTAYADSFWDQTGGSGRTRGYEYATDRTLRERLVPTGQSLTLLGLVFLLYPVMLVSALFPPFPLFVNAVVGICTVLLIGYLQSIPGVGTLVFGAWSLIATGAIVAFGVEVASVVGVAVLAGTWVPFGLSALTLWLLRP; the protein is encoded by the coding sequence ATGACAGAGACGCTCTACGAGGTCCTCGGGGTCCCCCCTGACGCTTCGACGAGCGAGATCGAGGCCGCCTACCGCGAGCGACTCAAGGAGACCCACCCGGATCACAGCGACGCGGCGGACGCCGAGGAGGCGACGAAGCGGGTCATCGAGGCGCGGGACGTCCTCACCGACGAGGCGGAACGGGACCGGTACGACCGGCTCGGCCACGAGGCCTACGTCGCCGACGACTCGTCGCCCGTCGACCGGTCGGGTGACGGACCCGCGGACGGCCGATCGGACGTCAGCGACGCCGCGGCGGCCGCCCGTGCGGCGAGCGACCGCGACGCATCGGGGCCGACGAACGACCGCGCGGGACCCTACGAGCGCCGGCGGCGCGAGCGGAAAGCGCGGGAGCGCGCCGACTTCGGCGACGCGGGCGGGAGCAGAGACGGCGGGCGCGGGGGTGGCAGACGGCGGTCCGCTACCGGCGCGGGTTCGGGCGCGGCGACCGGGTCGAGTACGTCGGGCCGGGGCCGCTCCGCCGACGCGGGGACTGCCTACGCGGACAGCTTCTGGGACCAGACCGGCGGAAGCGGGCGGACCCGCGGCTACGAGTACGCGACCGACCGGACGCTGCGGGAGCGACTCGTCCCCACGGGGCAGTCGCTGACGCTGCTCGGACTGGTCTTCCTGCTGTACCCGGTGATGCTAGTCAGCGCGCTCTTCCCGCCCTTTCCCCTGTTCGTGAACGCCGTCGTCGGTATCTGTACCGTCCTGCTGATCGGCTACCTCCAGTCGATTCCCGGCGTCGGAACGCTCGTGTTCGGCGCCTGGAGCCTGATCGCGACGGGGGCCATCGTCGCGTTCGGCGTCGAGGTCGCCAGCGTCGTCGGCGTCGCGGTGCTGGCGGGCACCTGGGTCCCGTTCGGGCTGTCGGCGCTGACGCTGTGGCTCCTCCGGCCGTGA
- a CDS encoding glycosyltransferase family 4 protein: protein MTLPRVAAFTDTYLPTVNGVTYTVKTWRDRWTDRGSHMDVVYPRSDHEARSGEYPVGSVPFPFYDGFRVGAPRIPRAVADADVVHAHTPFSLGLAADRLARKRDRPLVASYHTPTSEYAEYLAVNGTVERAIRSGANRYERWFFDRADVVVAPSERAATHLRENVGVATPVEVVANGVDTDFFRPVDTESFRERYDLPGGPLVGYTGRHGYEKCLDDVVAAAEELDVTLVFGGDGPAREDLERQAREAGVDARFLGFLDRSELPALYATLDVFAFPSPVETQGLVALEANACGTPVVGVDSGALADTIVDGETGYRYPEGDIPAFRERIEQALDEYDDLRDRCIERRAATSVDRSVDRMAEIYERVQ from the coding sequence ATGACACTGCCGCGCGTGGCCGCGTTCACGGACACCTACCTCCCCACCGTGAACGGCGTCACCTACACGGTCAAGACCTGGCGCGATCGCTGGACCGACCGCGGCAGTCACATGGACGTCGTCTACCCCCGCAGCGACCACGAGGCCCGCAGCGGCGAGTACCCCGTCGGGAGCGTCCCCTTCCCCTTCTACGACGGGTTCCGCGTCGGCGCGCCGCGGATTCCCCGGGCCGTGGCCGACGCCGACGTCGTCCACGCTCACACGCCCTTCAGCCTCGGCCTCGCGGCCGACCGGCTGGCCCGGAAGCGCGATCGGCCCCTCGTGGCCTCTTACCACACGCCGACGAGCGAGTACGCCGAGTACCTGGCCGTCAACGGCACCGTCGAGCGGGCGATCAGGTCGGGCGCGAACCGCTACGAGCGGTGGTTCTTCGACCGCGCGGACGTCGTCGTCGCGCCGAGCGAGCGGGCCGCGACCCACCTCCGGGAGAACGTCGGCGTGGCCACCCCCGTCGAGGTGGTCGCCAACGGCGTCGACACGGACTTCTTCCGGCCCGTCGACACCGAATCGTTCCGCGAGCGATACGACCTCCCCGGCGGCCCGCTCGTCGGCTACACCGGCCGCCACGGCTACGAGAAGTGCCTCGACGACGTCGTCGCGGCCGCCGAGGAACTCGACGTGACGCTCGTGTTCGGCGGCGACGGCCCCGCTCGCGAGGACCTCGAACGCCAGGCCCGCGAGGCCGGCGTGGACGCGCGCTTCCTGGGCTTCCTCGACCGGTCCGAGCTCCCCGCCCTGTACGCGACGCTGGACGTCTTCGCCTTCCCCAGCCCGGTCGAGACCCAGGGGCTGGTCGCGCTGGAGGCCAACGCGTGCGGTACGCCCGTCGTCGGCGTCGATAGCGGCGCGCTGGCCGACACCATCGTCGACGGGGAGACGGGCTATCGCTACCCCGAGGGTGACATTCCGGCGTTCCGCGAGCGCATCGAGCAGGCGCTCGACGAGTACGACGACCTCCGGGACCGCTGCATCGAGCGCCGCGCCGCGACGAGCGTGGACCGCTCGGTCGACCGGATGGCCGAGATCTACGAACGAGTGCAGTAG